One stretch of Halapricum desulfuricans DNA includes these proteins:
- a CDS encoding histidine kinase N-terminal 7TM domain-containing protein yields MAPLTEVATFVLAVVTAVTGRTAWRQRPKPGARSIALFLFSITAWELALLTTAVTTAYDPSLVAEAFSFLASASAVVWFLVFTFEFAGYEHLATWRGVGLLFVEPIAMAPVVLTNGLHGLYWSSFERAPEYFGHFRAVPGPLFGLHLSYMYGLFVVASVLLVIRAVRSRSLHRRQSLLISVSLVVTWAGNAGTILTERAALQVVGTGIGALVLFVAIFGFRLLEVVPTARATVMDRIDVGIVVLDEDDRITDVNDHAREILGLEPDETVVGLPADAVGDDRAAVFDVDATADEATVELSVDGESRVYRVDVSPLSDRLGRSIGRVFILQDVTERRRRQRELRRQNERLDQFAEVVAHDLRNPLNVADGYVERMRTSDEEYLDEISDAHERMEAIIDDVLALARQDTDIDTEPVALESAAGDAWESVETADATLRVPDRVTVRADRGRLLEQLFENLFRNAVEHAGTDATITVGALDEGFYVADDGPGIDPERREEVFEPGETSRADGTGFGLAIVDSIADAHGWDVRVTESDAGGARFEFTGVETVDR; encoded by the coding sequence ATGGCGCCGCTGACAGAAGTCGCCACGTTCGTGCTCGCGGTCGTTACCGCCGTCACCGGGCGAACGGCGTGGCGACAGCGGCCGAAGCCGGGCGCGCGGTCGATCGCGCTGTTCCTGTTTTCCATCACGGCGTGGGAACTCGCCCTGCTGACGACGGCGGTGACGACGGCGTACGATCCGTCGCTGGTCGCCGAGGCGTTCAGCTTTCTCGCTTCGGCGAGCGCAGTCGTCTGGTTTCTGGTCTTCACGTTCGAGTTCGCGGGATACGAACACCTCGCGACGTGGCGTGGCGTCGGTCTGCTGTTCGTCGAACCGATCGCCATGGCCCCTGTCGTGTTGACCAACGGATTGCACGGCCTGTACTGGTCGTCGTTCGAGCGCGCGCCCGAGTACTTCGGACACTTTCGGGCGGTGCCGGGACCGCTGTTCGGCCTCCACCTCTCGTACATGTACGGGCTGTTCGTGGTCGCGTCGGTGCTGCTGGTAATCCGGGCGGTTCGGTCCCGGTCGTTGCACCGCCGCCAGTCGCTGCTCATCAGCGTCTCGCTCGTCGTCACGTGGGCCGGCAACGCCGGGACGATCCTGACCGAACGGGCGGCGCTGCAGGTCGTCGGAACCGGGATCGGGGCGCTCGTTCTGTTCGTCGCGATCTTCGGGTTCAGGCTGCTGGAGGTCGTCCCGACCGCGCGAGCGACCGTGATGGATCGGATCGACGTCGGCATCGTCGTTCTCGATGAGGACGATCGCATCACCGACGTCAACGACCACGCGCGGGAGATCCTCGGACTCGAGCCCGACGAGACGGTCGTCGGGCTGCCGGCCGACGCAGTGGGCGACGACCGCGCTGCGGTCTTCGACGTCGACGCGACGGCGGACGAAGCGACGGTCGAGCTGTCCGTCGACGGCGAAAGCCGCGTCTATCGCGTCGACGTGTCGCCGCTGTCGGACCGGCTCGGTCGGTCGATCGGACGGGTGTTCATCCTCCAGGACGTGACCGAACGCCGCCGCCGTCAGCGCGAGCTGCGACGCCAGAACGAGCGCCTCGATCAGTTCGCCGAGGTCGTCGCCCACGACCTCCGCAATCCCCTGAACGTCGCCGACGGATACGTCGAGCGCATGCGGACTTCGGATGAGGAGTATCTCGACGAGATCTCCGACGCCCACGAGCGGATGGAGGCGATCATCGACGACGTGCTCGCGCTGGCTCGTCAGGACACCGACATCGATACCGAGCCCGTCGCGCTCGAATCGGCCGCCGGAGACGCCTGGGAGAGCGTCGAAACTGCCGACGCCACGCTCCGAGTTCCCGATCGGGTCACCGTTCGCGCGGATCGAGGGCGACTGCTCGAGCAGCTCTTCGAGAACCTCTTTCGCAACGCCGTCGAGCACGCGGGAACCGACGCGACGATCACCGTCGGTGCCCTCGACGAGGGGTTCTACGTCGCCGACGACGGCCCCGGGATCGACCCCGAGCGGCGAGAGGAAGTGTTCGAGCCCGGCGAAACGTCCCGGGCGGACGGGACGGGATTCGGCCTCGCGATCGTCGACAGCATCGCGGACGCACACGGCTGGGACGTCCGCGTCACGGAGAGCGACGCAGGCGGCGCGCGGTTCGAGTTCACCGGCGTCGAGACCGTCGACCGCTGA
- a CDS encoding UbiD family decarboxylase, with amino-acid sequence MGLRSFLGDVGDRNVLTEPVETRFELPALAVQDERRPIVFESVADYPDVRAVSNLVSSRELIGEALGVEPSGIIDAVSTAMDDPLALERERPAAFEHVADDPDVAEHVPIPIYYDEHERQYFASTVVVAKDPETGVHNLSFHRMMYDEGNRLVMRLVERHLHDIYTRTEGGLDVAIVMGVNPAVEIAAATSFSPDMSELELANRLLEGELATTEFHGLTVPSEAELVMGATITDERAEEGPFVDLSRTWDRTRQQPVVEVNELHARPDPLARVIVPGRKEHAHLMGIPQEPRIYRIVENTVPTVENVVLTPGGCSWLHGVVQIDKRTEGDPKNAGMAALAAHPSMKKVTVVDSDVDPADPDAVEWATATRMQPDRDIETIENAKGSSLDPSQDYETGTLTKWIVDATIPGDRERSEFAEVTVPGADELDLSEYQ; translated from the coding sequence ATGGGCCTCAGAAGCTTTCTCGGCGATGTCGGCGACCGGAACGTACTGACGGAGCCGGTCGAGACGCGGTTCGAACTCCCGGCGCTGGCCGTCCAGGACGAGCGCCGGCCGATCGTCTTCGAGTCGGTCGCGGACTATCCGGACGTGCGCGCGGTGTCGAACCTGGTCTCCTCGCGGGAGCTGATCGGCGAGGCGCTGGGCGTCGAGCCGTCGGGGATCATCGACGCCGTCAGCACCGCGATGGACGACCCCCTCGCGCTCGAGCGCGAGCGCCCGGCCGCCTTCGAACACGTCGCCGACGACCCCGACGTCGCCGAGCACGTCCCGATCCCGATCTACTACGACGAACACGAACGGCAGTACTTCGCCTCGACGGTCGTCGTCGCGAAAGACCCCGAGACTGGCGTGCACAACCTCTCCTTTCACCGGATGATGTACGACGAGGGCAACCGGCTGGTGATGCGACTGGTCGAGCGACACCTCCACGACATCTACACGCGTACCGAGGGCGGACTCGACGTCGCGATCGTGATGGGCGTCAACCCCGCTGTCGAGATCGCCGCGGCGACCTCCTTCTCGCCGGATATGAGCGAACTCGAACTCGCCAATCGGCTGCTTGAGGGAGAACTGGCGACCACGGAGTTCCACGGCCTGACCGTTCCCAGCGAGGCCGAACTGGTCATGGGGGCGACGATCACCGACGAACGCGCCGAGGAGGGGCCGTTCGTCGACCTCTCCCGGACGTGGGACCGGACCCGCCAACAGCCGGTCGTCGAGGTGAACGAACTCCACGCCCGACCGGATCCGCTGGCGCGGGTGATCGTCCCGGGTCGGAAGGAACACGCCCACCTGATGGGGATCCCACAGGAACCGCGGATCTACCGGATCGTCGAGAACACCGTGCCGACAGTCGAAAACGTCGTGCTGACCCCGGGCGGCTGTTCGTGGCTGCACGGCGTCGTCCAGATCGACAAGCGGACCGAGGGCGACCCCAAGAACGCCGGGATGGCCGCGCTGGCGGCCCACCCCTCGATGAAGAAGGTCACCGTCGTCGACAGCGACGTCGACCCGGCCGATCCCGACGCCGTCGAGTGGGCGACCGCCACGCGGATGCAACCCGACAGGGACATCGAGACGATCGAGAACGCCAAGGGGTCGTCGCTGGATCCCTCCCAGGACTACGAGACCGGCACGTTGACCAAGTGGATCGTCGACGCGACGATTCCCGGCGATCGGGAGCGCTCGGAGTTCGCGGAAGTGACCGTCCCCGGCGCGGACGAACTCGACCTCTCGGAGTATCAGTGA
- a CDS encoding aconitase X, translated as MHLTKEEERLLESDTPATRKAMELLVELGDIYGAEEMVEIESAQASGISYKSIGDPGVEFLEGFAEEGAEVSVTTFANPAGMDFEKYEGMGVSEEFAEQQRRIRDALKEIGITLSFTCTPYLAGNLPHRGQHVAWAESSAVSFVNSVVGAKTNREGGPSALAAAITGRTPKHGLHLEENRRPTHRIDVDVDLDDQSEFAALGSWAGRIVEDGKPYFTGIDAATTDELKALGAAMAASGAVALHFVEGVTTDMEPPEHVDSATFGAGEREEEYATLNDGEDPELVVIGCPHCSPEEIADVADAVEGETLESDLWVCTSGAVKTWADRNGHTETIEAAGGQVLADTCNVVSPIEELGYETSATDSAKAANYLPGFGNQQVVFDDKRSLVEGVIEDE; from the coding sequence ATGCACCTGACAAAAGAAGAGGAACGATTGCTCGAATCGGACACGCCGGCCACGCGCAAGGCGATGGAACTGCTGGTCGAACTCGGCGACATCTACGGAGCCGAGGAGATGGTCGAGATCGAATCCGCTCAGGCCTCGGGCATCTCCTACAAGTCGATCGGTGACCCCGGCGTCGAATTCCTCGAGGGGTTCGCCGAGGAGGGCGCGGAGGTCTCGGTGACGACCTTCGCCAACCCCGCGGGGATGGACTTCGAGAAGTACGAGGGGATGGGCGTCAGCGAGGAGTTCGCCGAACAGCAGCGGCGGATCAGAGACGCCCTCAAGGAGATAGGGATCACCCTATCCTTTACCTGCACGCCGTATCTCGCGGGCAACCTGCCCCATCGCGGCCAGCACGTCGCGTGGGCCGAATCCTCGGCGGTCTCCTTTGTCAACAGCGTCGTTGGCGCGAAGACCAACCGCGAGGGCGGTCCCTCGGCGCTGGCGGCGGCGATCACCGGCCGGACGCCCAAGCACGGCCTCCATCTGGAGGAGAACCGCCGGCCGACCCACCGGATCGACGTCGACGTCGATCTCGACGACCAGTCGGAGTTCGCCGCGCTGGGCTCGTGGGCCGGGCGGATCGTCGAGGACGGCAAACCCTACTTCACCGGGATCGACGCGGCGACCACCGACGAACTCAAGGCGCTGGGGGCGGCGATGGCCGCCTCGGGGGCCGTCGCGCTGCACTTCGTCGAAGGGGTCACCACCGATATGGAGCCGCCAGAGCACGTCGACAGCGCTACCTTCGGCGCGGGCGAGCGCGAGGAGGAGTACGCGACGTTGAACGACGGCGAGGACCCCGAACTGGTCGTCATCGGCTGTCCGCACTGCTCGCCGGAGGAGATCGCCGACGTCGCCGACGCCGTCGAGGGCGAGACCCTCGAAAGCGACCTGTGGGTCTGCACGAGCGGCGCGGTCAAAACCTGGGCCGACCGCAACGGCCACACCGAGACCATCGAGGCGGCCGGCGGACAGGTGCTCGCGGACACCTGCAACGTCGTCTCCCCGATCGAGGAGCTGGGCTATGAGACCAGCGCGACCGACTCGGCGAAGGCCGCCAACTACCTGCCCGGGTTCGGCAACCAGCAGGTGGTCTTCGACGACAAACGTTCGCTGGTAGAGGGGGTGATCGAAGATGAGTGA
- a CDS encoding DUF126 domain-containing protein has protein sequence MSEPDGTGEESVVEGNSITEGTAAGEVLRSTEPISFYGAVEPDTGEFIEEGHQLEGENVAGKVLVFPRGKGSTVGSYVLYGLAQNGVAPAAIVNEETETIVATGAILGEIPCVDDVPVERLEDGERITVDADDGVVRR, from the coding sequence ATGAGTGAGCCGGACGGGACAGGCGAGGAGAGCGTCGTCGAGGGCAACTCGATCACCGAGGGGACGGCCGCGGGCGAGGTCCTGCGCTCGACGGAGCCGATCAGTTTCTACGGCGCGGTCGAGCCCGACACCGGCGAGTTCATCGAGGAGGGCCACCAGCTCGAGGGCGAGAACGTCGCCGGGAAGGTGCTGGTCTTCCCGCGCGGGAAGGGCTCGACGGTCGGCTCGTACGTCCTCTACGGGCTGGCCCAGAACGGCGTCGCACCGGCGGCGATCGTCAACGAGGAGACCGAGACGATCGTCGCGACGGGCGCGATCCTCGGGGAGATCCCCTGTGTCGACGACGTCCCGGTCGAGCGACTCGAGGACGGCGAGCGCATCACGGTCGACGCCGACGACGGCGTCGTCAGGCGGTGA
- a CDS encoding UbiX family flavin prenyltransferase, translating to MSTVERVVVGITGASGIPIAVRTVEALAEHGEVVTVVTDAAESVMAHERGDREATMKHLEEVSTAVYGEDAVHAPVASGSVRTDGMVIVPASMNTVAAVATGRSDTLVSRAADVTLKERRRLVVVPRETPLSELHLENLLKLARMGVEVVPPVLGFYFDPEEPADFVDHVVGKILERFDLEHDRYDAWEPE from the coding sequence GTGAGCACCGTGGAGCGAGTCGTCGTCGGGATCACCGGCGCGTCCGGCATCCCGATCGCAGTGCGGACCGTCGAAGCGCTTGCCGAGCACGGTGAGGTCGTGACGGTCGTGACCGACGCCGCCGAGTCGGTGATGGCCCACGAACGGGGCGACCGCGAGGCGACGATGAAGCATCTGGAGGAGGTCTCGACGGCCGTCTACGGCGAGGACGCCGTCCACGCGCCGGTCGCTTCGGGGTCGGTCCGGACCGACGGGATGGTGATCGTCCCCGCCTCGATGAACACCGTCGCGGCGGTCGCGACCGGTCGCTCGGACACCCTGGTCTCGCGGGCCGCGGACGTCACGCTCAAAGAACGGCGCAGACTGGTGGTCGTCCCCCGCGAGACGCCGCTCAGCGAGTTACATCTGGAAAACCTGCTGAAACTCGCCCGGATGGGCGTCGAGGTCGTCCCGCCCGTGCTGGGGTTTTACTTCGATCCCGAGGAGCCGGCCGATTTCGTCGATCACGTCGTCGGCAAGATCCTCGAGCGGTTCGATCTCGAGCACGACCGCTACGACGCCTGGGAACCGGAGTGA
- a CDS encoding alpha/beta hydrolase → MDTEGLHPQAAAAVERQQRVKQLLPVRSARLLRAFSRLDAWGRDLPPVAQVADRTITGPGGDLPIRVYRPEGEKPFPTVVFFHGGGFVTDDLDTHDALCRHLARESECVVVSVEYRLAPEHPFPAAAEDAIAATEWAAEHTRALGGDGSLAVAGDSAGGNLAAVAALAARDRGDPEIDYQALIYPGVGVERDQASVREYDGLVLSEDDLEWFNECYYGSELHRHNPYADPIAACDLSGVAPATVLTAGFDPLRDGGRAYAERLRSDGVEVRHVEYEDMIHGFVTSTDAIDRATEAIADVAADLRDALGA, encoded by the coding sequence ATGGACACCGAGGGACTGCACCCGCAGGCCGCGGCCGCGGTCGAACGCCAGCAGCGAGTCAAGCAGTTGCTGCCGGTCCGGAGCGCGCGCCTCCTTCGGGCGTTCTCCCGGCTGGACGCCTGGGGGCGCGACCTGCCGCCGGTCGCACAGGTCGCCGATCGGACGATCACCGGACCGGGCGGCGACCTTCCGATCCGGGTCTACCGTCCCGAGGGCGAGAAGCCGTTCCCGACGGTCGTGTTCTTCCACGGCGGCGGGTTCGTCACCGACGACCTCGACACGCACGACGCGCTCTGTCGACACCTGGCTCGCGAGAGCGAGTGCGTCGTCGTCTCGGTCGAGTATCGGCTCGCGCCGGAGCATCCGTTCCCCGCGGCCGCCGAGGACGCCATCGCGGCGACCGAGTGGGCCGCAGAGCACACGCGAGCCCTGGGCGGGGACGGCTCGCTCGCCGTGGCCGGCGACAGCGCCGGGGGGAACCTTGCGGCGGTCGCCGCGCTCGCGGCCCGTGACCGCGGCGACCCCGAGATCGACTATCAGGCACTGATCTATCCGGGCGTGGGCGTCGAGCGCGATCAGGCGTCGGTACGCGAGTACGACGGACTGGTCCTCTCGGAGGACGATCTAGAGTGGTTCAACGAGTGCTACTACGGGAGCGAACTCCACCGACACAACCCCTACGCCGACCCGATCGCCGCCTGTGACCTCTCCGGCGTCGCGCCGGCGACGGTCCTCACCGCGGGCTTCGATCCGCTTCGGGACGGCGGTCGCGCCTACGCCGAACGCCTCCGAAGCGACGGCGTCGAGGTCCGTCACGTCGAGTACGAGGACATGATCCACGGGTTCGTCACGAGCACCGACGCGATCGACCGCGCGACCGAAGCGATCGCCGACGTCGCTGCCGATCTCAGGGACGCGCTCGGCGCGTGA
- the leuS gene encoding leucine--tRNA ligase, which produces MTGPPRTTEYEPGELERKWRTRWEEQGRYEADPEDEGEPTFITVPYPYPSGGMHIGHVRTFTVPDVYARYRRLQGDNVLFPLGWHVTGTPIVGAVERLKDGEKEQLSVLQDTYNVPEAELEELETPMGYARYFIENHYKKGFEQLGLSIDWRREFTTNDERYSKFITWQYETLRERGLLEKGLNPVNYCTNEEQPVTTHDLLEGEDAEYQEFTLVKFGAEIGGEAVVAPMATLRPETVRGVTNAYLNPDAEYVLAEVDGETWFVSKDAAEKFELQAREVEVLEAVDPADVIGETAENPITGEEVLILPADFVDADNATGVVMSVPAHSPDDYVALQEAKADDERMREYGIDPEDVEAIEPVPILEIEGYGEIPARDAVQSAGIDSSDDPKLEDVTADLYQDEFHSGRLLASYGEFAGEVIEDVRERFREHYSEQDLFDTMYEFTEEVICRCGGDVEVAQKETWFLRYSDQEWSRKAHEVVDQLEAIPKSTADQYDYTIDWLEEWPCIRNYGLGTRLPWDDEFVIEPLSDSTIYMAYYTIAHRLEDVPPEEMDRDFFDTLFYGPGGEDAPAGVEVDVEEPSETALELREEWEHWYPVDFRCSGNDLIQNHLTFYLFHHAELFDRDNWPQGITVMGMGLLEGKKMSSSKGHVVLPDEAIGEYGADTVRFFLLNSSEPWQDFDWRADQVATTRDQLERFWTRAQDVIETDVPDGARDDLKHIDRWLLAKLQATIREATESMERFETRSASQAVFYQFDEHLTWYRRRTDTDRPGAKWTLREVLGTRLRLLAPFAPFMTNELHEQLEGEAAEDAGWPEPDPEFESTRTEVEERLVADVTDDVADIVEVTDTDPETIRLYVAADWKHTVFEEVVETGPDVGAVMGNVMQYESLRRKGDAVNDLAQEMVRLVRERDDETLQAMLGIDEQSVYESARAFLAREFDAEVEIYAEDGDPHDPAGKAGQAEPFRPAVHLE; this is translated from the coding sequence ATGACCGGTCCGCCACGCACAACCGAGTACGAGCCGGGTGAGCTTGAACGCAAGTGGCGCACCCGCTGGGAGGAGCAGGGGCGCTACGAGGCCGATCCGGAAGACGAGGGGGAACCGACGTTCATCACGGTTCCCTACCCCTACCCCAGCGGCGGGATGCACATCGGACACGTCCGGACCTTTACCGTCCCCGACGTCTACGCCCGATATCGACGTCTGCAGGGCGACAACGTGCTGTTCCCGCTCGGGTGGCACGTCACCGGCACGCCTATCGTCGGAGCCGTCGAACGCCTCAAAGACGGAGAGAAAGAGCAGCTGTCGGTGCTGCAGGACACCTACAACGTCCCCGAGGCGGAACTGGAGGAACTCGAGACGCCGATGGGCTACGCCCGGTATTTCATCGAGAACCACTACAAGAAGGGCTTCGAGCAGCTGGGGCTGTCGATCGACTGGCGGCGGGAGTTCACGACCAACGACGAACGCTACTCGAAGTTCATCACCTGGCAGTACGAGACGCTCAGAGAGCGGGGCCTGCTGGAGAAGGGGCTGAACCCGGTCAACTACTGTACGAACGAGGAGCAGCCAGTCACGACTCACGACCTGCTCGAAGGCGAGGACGCCGAGTACCAGGAGTTCACGCTGGTCAAGTTCGGTGCCGAGATCGGCGGCGAAGCGGTCGTCGCGCCGATGGCGACGCTGCGACCTGAGACGGTCCGGGGAGTCACCAACGCCTACCTCAACCCCGACGCCGAGTACGTCCTGGCCGAGGTGGACGGCGAGACCTGGTTCGTCTCGAAGGACGCGGCCGAGAAGTTCGAGCTGCAGGCCCGCGAGGTCGAGGTACTCGAGGCGGTCGACCCGGCGGACGTCATCGGCGAGACCGCGGAAAACCCCATCACCGGCGAGGAGGTCCTGATTCTGCCCGCGGACTTCGTCGACGCCGACAACGCGACGGGCGTCGTCATGTCCGTGCCCGCCCACTCGCCGGACGACTACGTCGCCCTGCAGGAGGCCAAGGCCGACGACGAGCGCATGCGCGAGTACGGGATCGATCCCGAAGACGTCGAGGCGATCGAGCCGGTCCCGATCCTGGAGATCGAGGGCTACGGCGAGATCCCGGCCCGCGACGCCGTCCAGTCCGCGGGGATCGACTCCAGCGACGACCCGAAGCTGGAGGACGTGACGGCCGACCTCTATCAGGACGAGTTCCACAGCGGGCGGCTGCTTGCCTCCTACGGCGAGTTCGCGGGCGAGGTCATCGAGGACGTCCGCGAGCGGTTCCGCGAGCACTACAGCGAGCAGGACCTCTTCGACACGATGTACGAGTTCACCGAGGAGGTCATCTGTCGGTGTGGCGGCGACGTCGAGGTCGCCCAGAAGGAGACGTGGTTCCTGCGGTACAGCGATCAGGAGTGGTCGCGGAAAGCCCACGAGGTCGTCGACCAGCTGGAGGCGATCCCGAAGAGCACGGCCGACCAGTACGATTACACCATCGACTGGCTCGAGGAGTGGCCCTGCATCCGCAACTACGGGCTCGGGACGCGCCTGCCCTGGGACGACGAGTTCGTCATCGAGCCCCTCTCCGATTCGACGATCTACATGGCCTACTACACCATCGCCCACCGGCTGGAGGACGTCCCGCCGGAGGAGATGGACCGGGACTTCTTCGATACGCTGTTCTACGGGCCCGGCGGCGAGGACGCCCCGGCGGGCGTCGAGGTCGACGTCGAGGAGCCAAGCGAGACCGCGCTGGAACTGCGCGAGGAGTGGGAACACTGGTACCCCGTCGACTTCCGGTGTTCGGGCAACGACCTGATCCAGAACCACCTGACCTTCTACCTGTTCCACCACGCGGAGCTGTTCGATCGCGACAACTGGCCGCAGGGAATCACGGTCATGGGGATGGGACTGCTCGAGGGCAAGAAGATGTCCTCCTCGAAGGGCCACGTCGTGTTGCCGGACGAGGCCATCGGCGAGTACGGCGCCGATACGGTTCGGTTCTTCCTGTTGAACTCCTCGGAGCCGTGGCAGGACTTCGACTGGCGGGCCGATCAGGTCGCGACGACCCGCGACCAGCTCGAGCGCTTCTGGACGCGCGCACAGGACGTGATCGAAACTGACGTGCCCGACGGCGCACGTGACGACCTGAAACACATCGACCGCTGGCTGCTCGCGAAGCTGCAGGCGACGATCCGCGAGGCGACCGAGTCGATGGAGCGTTTCGAGACTCGAAGCGCCTCGCAGGCGGTCTTCTACCAGTTCGACGAACACCTCACGTGGTATCGCCGCCGGACGGACACCGACCGGCCCGGCGCGAAGTGGACGCTTCGGGAGGTCCTGGGGACCCGCCTGCGCTTGCTCGCGCCGTTCGCGCCGTTCATGACGAACGAACTCCACGAGCAACTCGAAGGTGAGGCCGCCGAGGACGCCGGCTGGCCCGAGCCCGACCCCGAGTTCGAGTCGACCCGGACGGAAGTCGAAGAGCGACTGGTCGCGGACGTGACCGACGACGTCGCCGACATCGTCGAGGTGACCGACACCGACCCCGAGACGATCCGGCTGTACGTCGCCGCCGACTGGAAGCACACCGTCTTCGAGGAGGTCGTCGAAACCGGACCCGACGTGGGCGCGGTCATGGGCAACGTGATGCAGTACGAGTCGCTGCGCCGGAAGGGCGACGCGGTCAACGACCTCGCCCAGGAGATGGTGCGTCTCGTCCGCGAGCGCGACGACGAGACCCTGCAGGCGATGCTCGGGATCGACGAACAGTCGGTCTACGAGTCCGCCCGGGCGTTCCTCGCCCGCGAGTTCGACGCCGAGGTCGAGATCTACGCCGAAGACGGCGATCCCCACGACCCGGCCGGGAAAGCCGGCCAGGCCGAACCGTTCCGGCCGGCGGTCCACCTCGAGTAG
- a CDS encoding DUF7535 family protein, which translates to MSEDESEPSGDSAVVEALRTVTPGYSSHRDVEMDVIGWSVFLGLVVLLVPFLPLLIVVWLISKALEKI; encoded by the coding sequence ATGAGCGAAGACGAATCAGAGCCGAGCGGAGATTCCGCTGTCGTCGAAGCGCTGCGAACGGTAACACCCGGCTACAGCAGCCACAGGGACGTCGAAATGGACGTCATCGGCTGGTCGGTGTTCCTGGGGCTCGTGGTTTTGCTGGTACCGTTCCTGCCCCTGCTGATCGTCGTCTGGCTGATCTCGAAGGCCCTCGAAAAGATCTAG
- a CDS encoding ornithine cyclodeaminase family protein: MQTRLLSAEVVSEHTGIADVVEAVSDAFAADARGDVQMPAKSYIDLPQYNGDFRSMPAYLDAGDWDAAAIKWVNVHPDNRQRFGLPTVMGTIVYSDPETAFPLALIDGTTITRLRTGAAAAVATRELASADATSLGLVGAGTQAHAQLEAIATVRDIEEVIVTDLDSEAVESFVAAFEDRFDVRGGTIAQATQCDVVSTTTPAEEPIVEAVGPETHVNAIGADAAGKHEIADDVLEAATIVIDDYEQCTHSGEINVPWSEGVLDDGDVYAELGEIVAGELPGRDDPDGPEGVTVFDSTGLAIQDVAAAHVAYEHADEADAGTPFDLVGIEI; the protein is encoded by the coding sequence ATGCAAACGCGCTTGCTCTCTGCCGAAGTCGTTTCCGAGCACACCGGAATCGCGGACGTCGTCGAGGCTGTCTCGGACGCCTTCGCCGCTGACGCCCGCGGGGACGTCCAGATGCCGGCCAAATCGTACATCGATCTGCCGCAGTACAACGGCGACTTCCGGTCGATGCCCGCCTACCTCGACGCCGGCGACTGGGACGCCGCCGCGATCAAGTGGGTCAACGTCCACCCCGACAACCGACAGCGGTTCGGCCTGCCGACTGTCATGGGGACGATCGTCTACTCCGATCCGGAGACCGCTTTCCCGCTGGCGCTGATCGACGGGACGACGATCACGCGCCTGCGGACCGGCGCTGCGGCCGCGGTGGCGACCCGGGAACTCGCCTCCGCGGACGCGACGTCGCTGGGACTCGTCGGAGCCGGCACGCAGGCCCACGCCCAGCTCGAGGCCATCGCGACCGTCCGGGACATCGAGGAGGTGATCGTCACGGACCTCGACAGCGAGGCCGTCGAGTCCTTCGTCGCAGCCTTCGAGGACCGCTTCGACGTCCGCGGCGGGACGATCGCGCAAGCGACCCAGTGTGACGTCGTCTCGACGACCACACCTGCCGAAGAGCCGATCGTCGAGGCTGTCGGCCCCGAGACGCACGTCAACGCGATCGGCGCCGACGCCGCCGGGAAACACGAGATCGCAGACGACGTTCTCGAGGCGGCCACGATCGTCATCGACGACTACGAACAGTGTACCCACTCCGGGGAGATCAACGTCCCCTGGAGCGAGGGAGTGCTCGACGACGGGGACGTCTACGCCGAACTGGGCGAAATCGTCGCCGGCGAGCTCCCGGGCCGGGACGACCCCGACGGTCCCGAGGGCGTGACGGTCTTCGATTCGACCGGGCTGGCAATCCAGGACGTCGCCGCCGCTCACGTCGCCTACGAACACGCCGACGAAGCCGACGCCGGGACCCCGTTCGATCTGGTCGGGATCGAGATCTAG